A stretch of the Maridesulfovibrio zosterae DSM 11974 genome encodes the following:
- a CDS encoding prepilin peptidase — MQILLLDYYEIFIATLLGAILGSFYACAVFRYIYGQTLTNPRRSKCPQCGHQIRWYENVPILSYLFLNGRCSACHQPISLMYPIIELTSIVWAVLLMLKFGLSTQWLVYMLFGGLMIIASFIDLKTFILPDIITIPGSIAAIPCAALFTPLGWKGALLGACIGGGLFWSLRLLYKGLKGIEGLGLGDVKIMFMIGALAGPQNISLVITVAAFSGLAVGLILMVVDKNRKLGSMIPFGPFLALGSMLTTLYAPHFWAWYLG; from the coding sequence ATGCAAATATTACTACTTGATTATTATGAAATTTTCATAGCAACACTTCTGGGTGCTATACTTGGCAGCTTTTATGCTTGTGCTGTGTTCAGATATATATACGGGCAGACCCTGACAAATCCTCGCCGCTCAAAATGTCCTCAATGCGGACATCAGATACGGTGGTACGAAAACGTTCCTATCTTAAGTTATCTCTTTTTAAACGGAAGATGTTCTGCCTGTCATCAGCCAATCAGCCTTATGTATCCTATTATCGAACTTACATCGATAGTGTGGGCTGTCCTGCTTATGCTGAAATTCGGGCTAAGCACACAATGGCTGGTATATATGCTCTTTGGCGGTTTGATGATTATTGCTTCTTTTATCGATCTGAAAACTTTTATCCTTCCTGATATTATCACTATACCTGGATCAATTGCAGCAATCCCGTGCGCTGCACTTTTCACCCCTCTTGGCTGGAAAGGAGCATTGCTTGGTGCATGTATCGGAGGAGGATTGTTCTGGTCTCTACGCCTTCTTTACAAAGGACTGAAGGGAATTGAAGGATTAGGCCTAGGAGACGTTAAAATCATGTTCATGATAGGAGCTCTTGCAGGACCGCAAAATATCTCTCTGGTAATAACAGTAGCAGCATTTTCAGGACTTGCTGTTGGCCTGATTTTGATGGTGGTAGATAAAAACAGAAAACTTGGTTCAATGATCCCATTCGGACCATTTCTAGCACTTGGATCAATGCTTACAACTTTGTACGCCCCGCATTTCTGGGCATGGTATTTAGGATAA
- the gmhB gene encoding D-glycero-beta-D-manno-heptose 1,7-bisphosphate 7-phosphatase, with the protein MKYILLDRDGTIIEDKHYLCDPDGVEIIPNAIQGLKMMLDAGYGLIVVTNQSGIGRGYYTEADMNAVNDRMKKYLNKSGIELKAIYHCPHTPDQKCDCRKPQTGMFDQAIEQFGLIPSECYVIGDKLCDIELGLAKGSAAILVRTGKGLKEEANCACKATYIADDLLDAAAFIVKRG; encoded by the coding sequence ATGAAGTATATATTATTGGATCGCGATGGAACAATTATTGAGGATAAACATTATTTATGTGATCCAGACGGTGTTGAAATTATACCTAACGCAATACAAGGGCTGAAAATGATGCTGGATGCAGGATATGGTCTCATTGTTGTAACAAATCAGTCTGGAATTGGTAGAGGATACTATACTGAAGCAGATATGAATGCTGTTAACGATCGGATGAAAAAATATTTAAATAAAAGCGGTATCGAGCTCAAAGCGATTTATCATTGCCCGCATACACCCGATCAGAAGTGTGACTGCCGTAAACCACAAACAGGAATGTTTGATCAAGCGATAGAACAGTTTGGTCTTATACCAAGTGAATGTTACGTTATAGGGGATAAACTATGTGATATTGAACTTGGATTGGCTAAAGGTTCTGCTGCAATTTTAGTTCGCACAGGCAAGGGGCTTAAAGAAGAGGCTAACTGTGCTTGCAAGGCAACTTATATTGCTGACGATCTGCTGGATGCAGCCGCGTTTATAGTTAAAAGAGGGTGA
- a CDS encoding tetratricopeptide repeat protein — translation MSGELTNARKKLATVPSLLKQKKAMAAVQSVYDAILAMLKGSLMKAEREEFQELLDSTVHVLNSDKKLREDYPLIINYTHGEEKALLEVMREILQELQKNVNASAQELLKAMEKKKRDTLEKGQELIAQDKVSEAQKLFDKLIREFKDDTELRAEVADKFIKSGLYSEALRYLEDALANDPNAIFLYNRIGIVLRKMKDFEAAEKYYLKALQINDKDEYLYFNTGRLYYDWQKWGKMAKAAEKAIAINPNFAEAEKMLKFAKKKIG, via the coding sequence ATGTCCGGAGAACTTACTAATGCCAGAAAAAAACTGGCAACTGTTCCCTCGCTGTTGAAGCAGAAAAAAGCAATGGCTGCTGTGCAGTCAGTATATGATGCTATTCTCGCAATGCTTAAAGGATCATTGATGAAAGCAGAGAGGGAAGAATTTCAGGAACTGCTGGATAGCACAGTTCATGTTCTCAACAGTGACAAAAAGTTAAGAGAAGATTATCCGCTGATCATAAATTATACCCATGGTGAAGAGAAAGCTCTTCTAGAGGTTATGAGAGAAATTCTGCAAGAGCTGCAAAAGAATGTAAACGCAAGTGCGCAGGAACTTCTTAAGGCTATGGAGAAGAAGAAGCGCGATACTCTTGAAAAAGGTCAAGAACTTATCGCACAGGATAAGGTCTCTGAAGCTCAAAAACTTTTTGATAAACTTATTCGTGAATTTAAAGATGATACAGAGCTGCGTGCTGAAGTCGCTGATAAATTTATCAAGTCAGGACTTTATAGTGAAGCGTTGAGATATCTTGAGGATGCGCTTGCTAATGATCCCAATGCAATTTTTCTGTATAATCGTATTGGGATAGTTTTGCGAAAAATGAAAGACTTTGAAGCCGCTGAAAAATATTATCTTAAGGCCTTACAGATAAATGATAAAGATGAGTATCTTTATTTTAACACTGGACGCCTGTATTATGATTGGCAGAAGTGGGGAAAAATGGCTAAAGCAGCTGAAAAGGCTATTGCCATCAACCCCAACTTTGCTGAAGCAGAAAAAATGCTAAAATTTGCAAAGAAAAAAATAGGCTAA
- the carA gene encoding glutamine-hydrolyzing carbamoyl-phosphate synthase small subunit, with translation MKAILALEDGTWFEGTSFTGPGESGGEAIFNTGMTGYQEVLTDPSYTGQMVCMTYPLIGNYGVTEEDLESAKIHVAAFIVKECCKNPSNWRSVMSLPEYLEKAGIMGIEGIDTRALTRHLRINGAMRGIISTEELDPAKLVEKAKQLPTMEGQNLADKVTSDSCYAWIDNKPVPVDVSKGYEWTGKGPRLVLVDYGVKWNILRLLDAEGFEVLSVPSSYTEEQIRALNPEAIFLSNGPGDPAVLDHAVKTAKSLCEDLPVAGICLGHQILGLALGGDAFKLKFGHHGCNHPVMDMESNKIEISSQNHGFCVDISKCPDLKITHKNLNDETLEGFAHKTKPIIAIQFHPEAAPGPHDSCYFFARFRDMVKEKTGK, from the coding sequence ATGAAAGCCATACTGGCACTTGAAGACGGCACATGGTTTGAAGGAACATCCTTCACAGGCCCAGGCGAATCGGGCGGAGAAGCCATCTTCAACACCGGCATGACCGGATATCAGGAAGTTCTCACCGACCCTTCTTATACTGGGCAGATGGTCTGCATGACTTATCCGCTTATAGGAAACTATGGTGTTACTGAAGAAGATCTTGAATCCGCTAAAATACATGTTGCCGCATTTATAGTTAAAGAATGCTGCAAAAACCCTTCAAACTGGCGTTCTGTAATGTCTCTGCCTGAATATCTTGAGAAGGCCGGCATTATGGGGATTGAAGGAATTGATACCCGTGCGTTGACCAGACACTTACGTATTAACGGTGCCATGCGTGGTATCATTTCTACTGAAGAACTCGATCCTGCAAAGCTCGTTGAGAAAGCTAAACAGCTTCCTACAATGGAAGGTCAGAACCTTGCTGACAAGGTTACATCCGACAGTTGCTACGCGTGGATTGATAACAAGCCTGTTCCAGTTGACGTATCAAAAGGCTATGAGTGGACTGGAAAGGGACCGCGCCTCGTACTTGTTGATTACGGGGTAAAATGGAATATCCTGCGTTTACTTGATGCAGAAGGTTTTGAAGTTCTTTCTGTTCCGTCAAGTTATACTGAAGAGCAGATTAGAGCTCTTAATCCAGAAGCTATTTTCCTTTCCAACGGCCCCGGTGATCCGGCTGTTCTTGATCATGCTGTAAAGACTGCAAAATCTTTATGCGAAGATCTTCCTGTGGCAGGTATTTGTCTTGGACATCAGATTTTAGGACTTGCTCTTGGCGGTGATGCGTTTAAATTGAAATTTGGGCATCATGGCTGCAACCATCCTGTTATGGATATGGAAAGCAATAAAATTGAAATCTCTTCTCAGAATCATGGTTTTTGTGTAGATATTTCAAAGTGTCCTGATCTTAAAATCACACATAAAAATCTGAACGATGAAACTCTTGAGGGGTTTGCACACAAAACCAAACCGATTATCGCAATTCAGTTTCATCCTGAAGCAGCTCCGGGACCGCATGATAGCTGTTATTTCTTTGCCAGATTCCGTGATATGGTAAAAGAGAAAACCGGAAAATAA
- the kdsB gene encoding 3-deoxy-manno-octulosonate cytidylyltransferase, translated as MSIVYGCYGIIPARYDSSRFPGKPMADICGKPMFWHVWNSACKCPEMDKVVLATDSPIIQDAAEKLGVPVVMTADTHTSGTDRVLEAARKLSLPDDCVVVNIQGDEPCLAPEMLSELVSPFADGSVRVTTLASPITAEEAQSPDRVKVALAKDSRALYFSRSPIPYSHDGSGKYLLHIGLYGFRMEALETFAGTDASPLEKRERLEQLRLLENGIPIHVTVTEHSCHGVDRPEDLDTAIKILEREKI; from the coding sequence ATGAGTATTGTTTATGGTTGTTACGGTATTATCCCGGCCCGTTATGATTCCAGCCGTTTTCCCGGAAAACCGATGGCTGACATATGCGGGAAACCGATGTTCTGGCATGTGTGGAACAGCGCCTGTAAATGTCCAGAGATGGATAAAGTTGTTCTAGCCACTGATAGTCCTATAATTCAGGACGCTGCTGAGAAACTTGGTGTGCCTGTCGTGATGACCGCAGATACCCACACCAGTGGTACTGATAGAGTTCTGGAAGCTGCAAGAAAGCTTAGTCTTCCAGATGATTGCGTTGTAGTGAATATTCAGGGAGATGAGCCTTGTCTCGCTCCGGAAATGTTATCGGAATTGGTTAGTCCTTTTGCCGACGGCAGTGTCAGGGTTACAACTCTGGCATCACCGATTACAGCAGAAGAGGCTCAAAGTCCGGATAGGGTTAAAGTTGCACTTGCAAAAGATAGCCGGGCGTTATATTTTTCTCGCTCACCTATCCCGTATTCCCATGATGGAAGTGGGAAATACCTTCTACATATCGGCCTATACGGCTTCCGCATGGAAGCCCTTGAAACCTTTGCCGGCACGGATGCTTCGCCCCTGGAGAAAAGGGAGCGACTGGAACAGCTCCGGCTGCTGGAAAACGGTATACCAATCCACGTCACTGTTACTGAACACTCCTGTCATGGAGTGGACCGTCCTGAGGACTTGGATACAGCAATAAAGATTCTTGAGAGGGAAAAAATATGA
- a CDS encoding 3-deoxy-D-manno-octulosonic acid transferase, protein MSKSLKLRTASFLYGLGWKAAIPFLKKNARLREGFDRRTLKHSLPPEADVWIQAASAGEAKIVTRIMDLISMENPTRFLLTTNTSQGLSELERAAYRITPNTRNVTASATYFPFDSPDLAVKALEAVKPKLVILVETEIWPGFLSACKDLGVKVIIINARMTTKSLAGYMAFPQFFKSIAPEEVLAISEEDAIRFKTLFEIEKISTMPNIKFDSTGTAAAIPYTANPLSSIFKPKTPFIILGSIRKEEELQVLKLVEGLKKARPKTVIGLFPRHMHRIDAWRAMLNEAGLPWVLRSEITDKVPFGHTVLWDVFGEMNSAFSLARVAFIGGSLAPVGGQNFLEPLAYGIVPVIGPYWSNFTWVGDDIFNNKLARQENDWEGVLNSLLEVSKRAPKPDKVKKDFEKYLVDMRGGTDAVCAAIKRNL, encoded by the coding sequence ATGTCAAAATCCCTTAAGCTCAGGACAGCCTCATTTCTTTATGGCTTAGGCTGGAAAGCCGCAATTCCTTTTCTCAAGAAAAATGCAAGATTGAGAGAAGGATTTGATCGTAGGACACTAAAACACAGCCTCCCGCCTGAGGCTGATGTGTGGATTCAGGCAGCATCTGCTGGTGAAGCAAAAATAGTTACCAGAATAATGGATCTGATTTCGATGGAAAATCCTACCAGATTCCTGCTGACCACCAATACTTCGCAAGGCCTTTCAGAGCTTGAGAGAGCAGCTTATCGAATTACACCGAATACCAGAAATGTTACTGCTTCAGCGACATATTTTCCTTTTGACAGCCCTGATCTTGCTGTAAAAGCCTTGGAGGCTGTAAAACCTAAATTAGTAATTTTGGTCGAGACAGAGATCTGGCCCGGGTTTTTGTCCGCCTGTAAAGATCTTGGCGTAAAAGTGATTATTATCAATGCTCGGATGACTACAAAAAGTCTTGCTGGGTATATGGCTTTTCCCCAATTTTTTAAATCCATTGCTCCTGAAGAAGTTTTGGCTATTTCTGAAGAAGATGCCATTCGTTTTAAGACTCTTTTTGAAATCGAAAAGATAAGTACTATGCCAAACATCAAGTTTGACAGTACTGGAACTGCTGCGGCAATTCCATATACAGCCAATCCTCTGTCATCAATTTTTAAACCTAAAACTCCTTTCATCATTCTTGGTTCTATAAGAAAGGAAGAAGAATTACAGGTCCTAAAACTTGTAGAAGGGCTTAAGAAAGCGCGCCCTAAGACTGTGATAGGACTTTTTCCGCGTCATATGCATCGCATTGATGCTTGGAGAGCAATGCTTAATGAAGCAGGTCTACCATGGGTTTTGCGGTCTGAGATTACAGATAAAGTTCCATTCGGGCATACTGTGCTGTGGGATGTTTTTGGAGAAATGAATTCAGCATTCTCTCTTGCCAGGGTAGCATTTATAGGTGGTTCTCTCGCTCCTGTCGGCGGTCAGAATTTTCTTGAACCATTGGCATATGGCATTGTTCCTGTCATAGGTCCTTACTGGTCAAATTTTACATGGGTTGGAGATGATATCTTCAACAATAAACTGGCCAGACAGGAAAATGACTGGGAAGGTGTTTTAAATTCGCTTCTTGAAGTCAGTAAACGTGCCCCTAAACCTGACAAAGTAAAAAAAGATTTCGAAAAATATCTTGTAGATATGCGTGGTGGAACTGACGCAGTGTGTGCTGCGATCAAGAGAAATTTGTAG
- a CDS encoding D-alanine--D-alanine ligase family protein gives MRILLIAGGWSDEREVSLSGAEGIKTALLELGHEVEFLDPATDFKNILSRAEYADFAFINLHGSPGEDGLIQAMLNQTNCPYQGAGPESSFLTLNKAAAKTVFDKNSILTPEWELICPADGCKGIEKLDPPVFIKPNSGGSSLGMTFARTNEELRRGVETVFSMGDSALVEKYTKGIEVTCGILGGEALPLILITPPEKAEFFDYNSKYAPDGAEEICPAPIDAKLTQEIQQISLRVHSLLGLADYSRADFIISGGVAYLLEVNTLPGMTPTSLVPRAAKAAGYTFNTLIAKLIELGQSKRK, from the coding sequence ATGCGTATTCTTTTGATAGCGGGCGGCTGGTCTGACGAGCGCGAAGTCTCTTTGAGCGGAGCTGAGGGGATTAAAACAGCCCTGCTTGAGCTTGGGCATGAAGTTGAGTTTTTAGATCCTGCCACAGATTTTAAAAATATCCTTTCACGCGCTGAATATGCAGATTTTGCTTTTATTAATCTTCATGGTTCTCCGGGAGAGGATGGTCTTATTCAGGCTATGTTGAATCAGACAAACTGTCCTTATCAAGGGGCTGGTCCTGAAAGCTCATTTCTTACTCTTAATAAAGCTGCTGCAAAAACAGTTTTTGATAAAAACTCAATTTTGACCCCTGAGTGGGAATTAATCTGCCCTGCGGATGGTTGCAAAGGAATTGAGAAACTTGATCCGCCTGTATTTATTAAGCCTAACTCAGGTGGTTCCAGTCTGGGAATGACTTTTGCCCGTACCAATGAAGAATTGCGAAGGGGTGTTGAGACGGTCTTTTCTATGGGGGATAGTGCACTGGTTGAAAAGTACACAAAAGGAATTGAAGTTACCTGCGGAATTCTTGGCGGGGAAGCTTTGCCATTGATACTTATCACCCCTCCTGAAAAAGCTGAATTCTTTGATTATAATAGCAAATATGCTCCTGATGGAGCTGAAGAAATATGTCCTGCACCGATTGACGCAAAGTTGACACAGGAAATTCAGCAAATCAGTTTGAGAGTGCATAGTCTTTTAGGGCTTGCTGATTACAGCAGGGCTGATTTTATAATTTCTGGAGGAGTGGCTTATCTGCTGGAAGTCAACACTCTTCCCGGTATGACTCCGACAAGTCTCGTTCCCAGAGCTGCCAAGGCTGCTGGATATACATTCAACACGCTTATAGCAAAGCTTATTGAATTGGGACAAAGTAAGAGGAAGTAA
- a CDS encoding TusE/DsrC/DsvC family sulfur relay protein, with the protein MAIVEFQGKSFDVDEDGFLLKFEDWSPEWVDYVKEGEGIKELNEEHQKVIDFLQDYYKKNGIAPMVRILSKITGFKLKHIYELFPSGPGKGACKMAGLPKPTGCV; encoded by the coding sequence ATGGCAATCGTTGAATTTCAGGGCAAAAGCTTTGATGTTGATGAAGATGGTTTCCTGCTTAAGTTTGAAGATTGGTCCCCAGAATGGGTTGACTACGTAAAAGAAGGCGAAGGCATCAAAGAACTTAACGAAGAACACCAGAAAGTTATCGACTTCTTGCAGGACTACTACAAGAAAAACGGTATCGCACCCATGGTACGTATTCTTTCCAAAATCACCGGTTTCAAACTTAAACACATTTACGAACTGTTTCCTTCCGGCCCTGGTAAGGGAGCATGTAAAATGGCTGGTCTTCCTAAACCTACCGGCTGCGTTTAA
- the lpxB gene encoding lipid-A-disaccharide synthase, translating into MKNTNNSVWINVGEASGDMHGAMLAKELFKRDPKLKIMGMGGSAMEKSGCDIRYSMQLINLVGLTEVFPKLPGLLRLFGKIEDILKKERPKAIILIDCPDFNFRLVKIAHKLGIPIYYYITPQIWAWRQGRAKFLQKYVRKILCILPFEQQFFKDRGVEAKYVGHPLLDIIPISDLDAIRPDPDLIGILPGSRSKEISSLLPEFAKAAEMLSKDFPNLKFSIARAPGVKEEKLRRLWPDHLPVTINQPENRYRLMRSSAAIMSASGTATLECALIGTPTLVAYKMAPLSVLLAKLVVKVKFASLANIIPDKLILPEFLFDNATAENFYGQVKQWMREPDTADAVRAELMHLRELIGEPGVAGRTADIILQDLDLI; encoded by the coding sequence ATGAAAAATACAAATAATAGTGTCTGGATAAATGTTGGAGAAGCGTCTGGTGACATGCATGGGGCAATGCTTGCCAAGGAGCTGTTTAAACGTGATCCTAAATTGAAAATCATGGGCATGGGCGGTTCTGCTATGGAAAAATCTGGCTGCGATATCCGGTATTCCATGCAACTGATTAATCTTGTCGGACTGACTGAAGTCTTTCCTAAGCTACCTGGCTTATTAAGGCTTTTTGGTAAAATTGAGGATATTTTAAAGAAGGAACGGCCTAAGGCAATAATTCTTATCGACTGTCCTGATTTTAATTTTAGACTGGTAAAAATAGCTCATAAACTGGGAATACCAATTTATTATTATATTACTCCGCAAATATGGGCTTGGAGGCAGGGCCGGGCAAAATTTTTACAGAAGTATGTCCGTAAAATTCTTTGTATTCTACCATTTGAACAGCAGTTTTTTAAGGATCGCGGGGTCGAAGCTAAATATGTGGGACACCCGTTACTTGATATTATTCCCATTTCTGATTTGGATGCCATTAGACCGGACCCGGATCTTATTGGAATTTTACCAGGCAGTCGCAGTAAAGAAATATCTTCACTTTTGCCAGAATTCGCGAAGGCTGCGGAAATGTTATCTAAAGATTTTCCTAATTTGAAATTTTCAATCGCTCGAGCACCGGGAGTTAAGGAAGAAAAATTACGCAGACTATGGCCTGATCATTTGCCTGTGACTATCAATCAGCCGGAAAACAGGTATCGCCTTATGCGCAGCTCTGCAGCAATTATGTCTGCTTCCGGGACAGCGACTCTTGAATGTGCTCTGATCGGTACACCTACCCTGGTTGCATATAAGATGGCTCCACTTTCAGTATTACTGGCAAAGCTTGTTGTTAAAGTTAAATTTGCCAGCCTTGCCAATATTATACCTGATAAATTAATTTTACCCGAGTTTCTGTTTGATAATGCTACGGCTGAAAATTTTTATGGGCAGGTCAAGCAATGGATGAGGGAACCTGATACGGCTGATGCTGTTAGGGCTGAATTAATGCATTTGCGGGAATTAATTGGCGAGCCCGGTGTTGCCGGACGTACTGCAGACATAATATTGCAAGATCTAGATTTAATATAA
- the pdxA gene encoding 4-hydroxythreonine-4-phosphate dehydrogenase PdxA, with product MKKNICITLGDPNGLGPELVCRLFSERKADRAFLMIGPENGLKYHMEKLGLNKFYTVLNDPQEIIGAEAGYYLYCPEVLDSFKLKVGSAESEGGRCAGESLEAAMTLLNSGIVFGLVTCPLNKAMLQLAGFDFPGHTEFLATRSGVGRENVCMHLGGPRLKVSLVTTHPRFIDIPKSITRERILRCIELTDTLVKSLGLDKPIAVCGLNPHAGESGRIGHEEIEIIEPAITEAVEKGYKVEGPFPGDTIFHFAADGRFSAVLAMYHDQGLAPLKLLHFSEAVNITLGLPFPRTSPDHGTGYDITGTGKASLKSFKAALESAELMVDAQ from the coding sequence ATGAAGAAAAATATTTGTATTACTCTTGGCGATCCTAATGGATTGGGTCCCGAGCTTGTTTGCCGTCTATTTTCCGAACGTAAAGCTGATCGTGCTTTTTTGATGATAGGTCCTGAAAATGGACTAAAATATCATATGGAAAAGCTTGGGTTAAACAAATTTTACACTGTGCTTAATGATCCTCAGGAAATTATCGGGGCTGAAGCCGGATATTATTTATATTGTCCGGAAGTTCTTGATAGCTTTAAGCTTAAGGTCGGCTCTGCTGAATCTGAAGGTGGACGCTGCGCAGGAGAATCTCTTGAGGCAGCAATGACTTTACTTAATAGTGGTATTGTCTTCGGCCTTGTAACCTGTCCTTTGAATAAGGCAATGTTGCAACTAGCAGGATTTGATTTTCCAGGTCACACAGAATTTTTGGCAACCAGATCAGGGGTAGGGCGTGAGAATGTCTGCATGCATCTCGGCGGTCCTCGCCTTAAGGTCAGTCTGGTTACTACTCATCCAAGATTTATTGATATTCCTAAGTCTATTACTCGAGAGCGGATTCTACGCTGTATTGAATTGACGGATACACTTGTTAAGTCACTTGGACTTGATAAGCCGATTGCTGTATGTGGGCTTAATCCTCATGCAGGTGAATCAGGACGTATTGGACATGAGGAAATTGAAATAATCGAGCCGGCTATCACAGAGGCTGTGGAGAAAGGGTATAAAGTGGAAGGTCCGTTCCCCGGTGACACTATATTCCATTTTGCCGCAGATGGTAGGTTTAGCGCAGTTCTTGCTATGTACCATGATCAGGGACTTGCACCGTTGAAGCTTCTTCATTTCAGTGAAGCTGTAAATATAACCCTTGGGCTTCCGTTTCCAAGAACTTCTCCGGATCATGGTACAGGCTATGATATCACCGGAACCGGAAAAGCATCGCTTAAAAGTTTTAAAGCTGCTTTAGAGTCTGCAGAGCTCATGGTTGATGCTCAGTGA
- the glgB gene encoding 1,4-alpha-glucan branching protein GlgB, which yields MPETLPVYIAPFDLFLFGKGEHWDIYRILGAHFDVQEEQEGYRFAVWAPNAQNIYVTGDFNNWNTRANQLFPVGVSGIWAGFVPEVEAGQLYKYSVVKDDGHEVLKTDPFAFRTEMRPGHAAVTWGLNNYEWEDTAWMAKRREIGLPLDKPISCYEVHLGSWRREDWDYRSYRQLTKELIPYAKDMGFTHIELMPIAEHPLDESWGYQTTHYYSPTSRHGTPDDLRYFIDKCHQEGLGVILDWVPGHFPKDDWGLGRFDGTALFEHADARKGEHPDWGTYIFNFGRHEVCNFLLANALYWLKEFHIDGLRIDAVASMLYLDYSRREGEWIPNEYGGNENVDAIQLLKNLNTVVHEQFPGAMMIAEESTSWPGVSRPVYTGGLGFTFKWNMGWMNDTLDYIEKSPIHRSYHQNKLTFSMVYAFSENFFLPLSHDEVVHGKGALLSKMPGDMWQQMANLRLLFSYQWAHPGKNLLFMGCEFGQWNEWDCRKELDWTLLGFPSHQGLRNTVIDLNRVMHENPAMYKHDTDWSGFEWVDFSDYKSSAMSFLRKSDGDKPILWVFNFTPVVREGYCLGCPVGGKWKEIFNSDAEIYGGSNVGNIGEVEALKAGDIGAFPYYLQLTLPPLGAIALRPE from the coding sequence ATGCCCGAAACTTTACCGGTTTATATTGCACCATTTGATTTATTTTTGTTTGGGAAAGGTGAGCACTGGGATATTTATCGTATTCTAGGAGCCCATTTTGATGTGCAGGAAGAACAGGAAGGATACCGTTTTGCTGTATGGGCGCCTAATGCTCAAAATATATATGTTACTGGCGATTTCAATAATTGGAATACACGGGCCAATCAGCTTTTTCCTGTAGGAGTTTCAGGTATCTGGGCCGGATTTGTTCCTGAGGTAGAGGCCGGTCAACTCTATAAATATAGTGTAGTAAAAGATGACGGGCATGAGGTTCTTAAGACTGATCCATTTGCATTTAGAACTGAAATGAGACCCGGGCATGCAGCAGTTACCTGGGGACTTAATAACTATGAATGGGAAGATACTGCGTGGATGGCTAAACGCCGTGAGATAGGTTTGCCGCTTGATAAACCTATTTCATGCTATGAAGTCCACCTTGGTTCATGGCGCAGGGAAGACTGGGACTATCGGTCGTATCGTCAGCTCACCAAGGAGTTGATACCTTACGCCAAAGATATGGGGTTTACCCATATTGAGCTCATGCCGATTGCCGAACATCCTCTTGACGAATCGTGGGGATATCAGACAACACATTATTATTCTCCTACTTCGCGTCATGGCACGCCAGATGATTTGCGCTATTTTATTGACAAGTGTCATCAGGAAGGGCTGGGAGTTATTCTGGATTGGGTCCCGGGTCATTTCCCTAAAGATGATTGGGGATTGGGGCGTTTTGATGGGACAGCTCTTTTTGAGCATGCCGATGCCCGTAAAGGTGAACACCCTGATTGGGGAACTTATATTTTTAACTTCGGGCGCCATGAGGTCTGCAATTTCCTTCTTGCTAATGCTTTGTATTGGCTCAAAGAATTTCATATTGACGGATTGCGCATAGATGCTGTTGCCTCCATGCTTTATCTTGATTATTCGCGCCGTGAAGGGGAGTGGATTCCTAATGAGTATGGTGGAAATGAGAATGTTGATGCGATCCAGCTCCTTAAAAATCTCAACACGGTCGTTCATGAACAATTTCCCGGAGCAATGATGATTGCCGAGGAGTCGACGTCATGGCCCGGTGTTTCAAGACCTGTGTATACTGGTGGTCTGGGGTTCACATTTAAATGGAATATGGGGTGGATGAATGACACTCTTGATTATATAGAAAAAAGTCCGATCCATAGGTCTTACCATCAGAATAAACTTACTTTTTCTATGGTTTATGCATTCAGCGAAAACTTTTTTTTGCCTCTCTCCCATGATGAAGTTGTGCATGGAAAAGGAGCATTGCTTTCTAAAATGCCCGGAGATATGTGGCAGCAGATGGCTAATTTACGCCTTCTGTTTTCGTATCAATGGGCCCATCCGGGTAAAAATCTTCTTTTTATGGGATGTGAGTTCGGGCAGTGGAATGAGTGGGATTGCCGTAAAGAGTTAGATTGGACTTTGCTCGGATTTCCTTCACATCAGGGATTGCGCAATACTGTAATTGATTTGAATAGAGTTATGCACGAAAATCCAGCTATGTATAAGCATGACACGGATTGGTCTGGATTTGAGTGGGTTGACTTTAGTGATTATAAATCCTCAGCAATGAGTTTTTTACGCAAGAGTGATGGAGATAAGCCTATATTATGGGTTTTTAATTTTACTCCCGTTGTCCGCGAAGGATATTGCCTTGGCTGTCCTGTCGGTGGCAAATGGAAGGAGATTTTCAACTCAGATGCAGAAATATACGGTGGTTCAAATGTTGGTAATATTGGAGAGGTTGAGGCCCTCAAGGCCGGAGATATCGGGGCATTTCCTTATTATCTGCAACTGACTTTGCCTCCGCTGGGGGCTATAGCTCTAAGACCTGAATAA